From candidate division KSB1 bacterium:
CCATTGATAGTAAATCTTGAATGAGGGGGTTGAACATTTCCGTAGATGAAATGATGACCATTTTCCTTTAGGCATTGACCTGCAACCGGATAAACCACATCAATTTTTGGATTTCCATTCGATGGCAGCAAAACCATGAGGAATGCCGACAAGAAATTGAGCAAGATTTTAAACTCCTTTTTGACTAAATTATACGCATAAAATCGGCATAAGAATCCATAAAGATTAACAAGAACTTGCTTAATTCATTCATGGCTAAAATAAGCCTCTAAAAGTAAAAAGTCATGATAAATTTTTACAAAATAAATCTATTTCAATCAATAATAATGGATACTTTGACATAATTCCTTGTATTGATCGCAATCCAATTCGTGAGACGTCTCTTTAGACCAAACTTGCTTTTGATATTATTTTTGCTAAAATTAAAAAAAACAAAAGAACTCTTGTGCCATCAAGCGAAAAAAAATTCATATCTATTGTTGGGAATATTGGAGTAGGTAAAACCACCTTTGCTGAATTTCTGGCCGAACAATTTGGTTGGAAAGTATACTACGAAAGCGTTATCAATAACCCTTACCTGCCAAAATATTATGATGATATGAAAAGATGGAGTTTCCATCTTCAAATTTATTTTTTTGCAAAGCGCTTCAAAGACCAATTAGAGATCAACAAAAGTTCACAATCAGGCATTACCGATAGGTCTATTTTAGAGGACCCAAAAGTATTCGCTCGTATGTTGAATCAACAGGGACACCTAAGCGACCTGGATTTCAAAACCTATCTTGAATTATTTGAAACTTTCCAACCCTTTTTGCAAAAACCAAATCTCTATATTTACCTAAGAGCATCTACCTGGACACTCATCTCTCGAATAAGAAATCGTGGCAGAGAATTCGAAATGGGAATCACCTCAGAATTTTTACACCGATTAAATACTACTTATGAAGAATGGATTCGAGAACTCACCACAACTGACAATTTAATTATCATCGACACCGATAAATTTAATATTGAAAAAGATGACGAAAAACGAATTCATTTTCTTAAAATTATCCAGAATCGGTTGAATCAACCGG
This genomic window contains:
- a CDS encoding deoxynucleoside kinase, giving the protein MPSSEKKFISIVGNIGVGKTTFAEFLAEQFGWKVYYESVINNPYLPKYYDDMKRWSFHLQIYFFAKRFKDQLEINKSSQSGITDRSILEDPKVFARMLNQQGHLSDLDFKTYLELFETFQPFLQKPNLYIYLRASTWTLISRIRNRGREFEMGITSEFLHRLNTTYEEWIRELTTTDNLIIIDTDKFNIEKDDEKRIHFLKIIQNRLNQPVIGSPIIE